Proteins from one Microcoleus sp. bin38.metabat.b11b12b14.051 genomic window:
- a CDS encoding polyribonucleotide nucleotidyltransferase: MVEIDKSISFDGRDIRLKIGLLAPQAGGAVLIQSGDTAVLVTATRSQGREGIDFLPLLVDYEERLYAGGKIPGGFLRREGRPPEKVTLTGRLIDRPLRPLFPSWLRDDIQVVATTLSMDEQVPPDVLAVTGASVAILLAKMPFYGPMAAVRVGLVGDDFIINPTYSEIKEGELDLVVAGSPDGVIMVEASANQLPEQDIIEAIDFGYEATCDLIQAQREIMAELGIDFVVEERPPQDSALENFIRDRAQEPIRIILSRFEKDKIIRNAALDEVKANQVEAAIAELAEDDPIKVAATANSKTIGNVFKDVTKKMMRKQIIEDGVRVDGRKLDEVRPVSCRVGVLPSRVHGCALFNRGLTQVLSAATLGTPGDAQDLADDLHPQQDKRYLHHYNFPPFSVGETKPMRSPGRREIGHGALAERALLPVLPSKEDFPYVIRVVSEILSSDGSTSMGSVCASTLALMDAGVPLSQPVSGAAMGLIKEGDEVRILTDIQAIEDFLGDMDFKVAGTDTGITALQMDMKIKGLPLDAIANAIRQAKPARLHILERMLATIDTPRKEMSPFAPRLLTLKIDPEFIGLVIGPGGKTIKAITEETGVKIDIEDDGTVTIAGNDSEKAQRAYSIILGMTRKLNAGDVYVGRVTRIIPIGAFVEILPGKEGMIHISQLADYRVGKVEDELAVNDEVIVKVREIDNKGRINLTRLNIHPDEAVAAREALNK; the protein is encoded by the coding sequence ATGGTAGAGATAGACAAGTCGATATCCTTTGATGGAAGGGATATTAGACTGAAGATTGGTTTACTGGCGCCTCAAGCAGGCGGTGCAGTGTTGATTCAGTCGGGTGACACGGCGGTTTTAGTGACGGCAACTCGATCGCAAGGGAGAGAGGGAATAGATTTCCTGCCTTTGTTGGTGGATTACGAAGAGAGACTCTACGCAGGCGGTAAAATCCCCGGTGGATTTTTGCGCCGGGAAGGGCGTCCCCCAGAAAAAGTGACTTTGACTGGGCGTTTGATCGATCGACCGTTGCGCCCGCTATTTCCTAGCTGGTTGCGAGATGACATCCAAGTCGTAGCAACAACGCTGTCGATGGACGAACAAGTACCCCCCGACGTTTTGGCGGTGACAGGCGCTTCCGTAGCGATTCTGCTGGCAAAAATGCCGTTTTACGGGCCAATGGCCGCGGTGCGAGTCGGTTTGGTAGGAGACGATTTCATCATCAATCCCACCTACAGCGAAATCAAAGAAGGCGAGTTGGATCTCGTGGTAGCCGGTTCTCCAGACGGAGTAATCATGGTGGAAGCCAGCGCTAACCAACTGCCGGAACAGGATATCATCGAGGCGATCGACTTTGGCTACGAAGCAACCTGTGACTTGATTCAAGCCCAGCGCGAAATCATGGCAGAATTGGGCATTGACTTCGTGGTAGAGGAACGCCCACCGCAGGATTCAGCCCTAGAAAACTTTATTCGCGATCGCGCCCAAGAACCCATCCGCATCATTTTGTCAAGATTTGAAAAAGACAAAATCATACGGAATGCAGCTTTAGACGAAGTTAAAGCAAATCAAGTTGAAGCTGCGATCGCCGAACTTGCCGAAGACGATCCGATCAAAGTAGCAGCCACTGCCAACAGCAAGACAATTGGCAACGTTTTCAAAGACGTTACCAAAAAAATGATGCGTAAGCAAATCATCGAAGATGGCGTCCGTGTAGACGGCCGCAAGCTAGATGAGGTGCGACCCGTTTCTTGTCGCGTAGGCGTGCTGCCGTCGCGAGTACACGGCTGTGCGTTGTTCAATCGCGGGTTAACCCAAGTCCTGTCCGCAGCTACCCTGGGAACTCCAGGAGACGCCCAAGATTTAGCAGACGACTTGCACCCACAGCAAGACAAACGCTACCTGCATCACTACAATTTCCCCCCGTTTTCCGTGGGAGAAACCAAGCCGATGCGATCGCCCGGACGCCGAGAAATAGGTCACGGAGCCCTAGCAGAACGCGCTTTGCTGCCTGTTTTGCCCTCCAAAGAAGATTTCCCCTACGTGATTCGCGTAGTCTCCGAAATCCTTTCTTCCGACGGTTCAACCTCAATGGGTTCAGTTTGCGCCTCAACGCTAGCATTAATGGATGCAGGCGTTCCCCTTTCCCAACCCGTCAGCGGTGCGGCAATGGGGTTAATCAAAGAAGGCGATGAAGTCCGAATTTTGACTGACATTCAGGCAATTGAAGACTTCTTAGGCGACATGGACTTCAAAGTAGCCGGTACCGACACCGGAATTACTGCTTTGCAAATGGACATGAAAATCAAAGGTTTGCCCTTAGATGCGATCGCAAATGCCATCCGTCAAGCCAAACCCGCGAGACTGCACATTTTAGAAAGAATGCTAGCAACCATCGACACTCCCCGCAAGGAAATGTCGCCGTTTGCACCGCGTTTGCTAACGCTGAAAATCGATCCAGAATTTATCGGTTTGGTAATTGGGCCAGGTGGCAAAACCATCAAAGCCATCACCGAAGAAACTGGTGTCAAAATTGACATCGAAGACGACGGAACCGTGACAATTGCTGGTAACGACAGCGAAAAAGCTCAGCGGGCTTATAGCATAATCCTCGGCATGACGCGCAAGTTGAATGCTGGAGATGTGTATGTTGGCCGCGTAACTCGAATTATTCCGATCGGCGCTTTCGTCGAAATTCTGCCAGGAAAAGAAGGAATGATTCACATTTCCCAGCTAGCGGATTACCGCGTTGGGAAAGTGGAAGACGAGTTAGCCGTGAATGATGAAGTGATTGTCAAAGTGCGAGAAATTGACAATAAAGGTCGGATTAATTTGACCCGCTTAAATATTCATCCCGACGAAGCGGTAGCCGCCCGCGAAGCGTTGAATAAGTAG